From the Salinimicrobium tongyeongense genome, one window contains:
- a CDS encoding glycoside hydrolase family 2 TIM barrel-domain containing protein, translated as MPETWTDKEVILHFGSISGYARIFVNGNQVGMTKAAKTPAEFDITSALRKGEDLLAVQVFRWHDGSYLEDQDFWRLSGIERDVHLQALPKTTLWDYFVKSGLANNYKDGNLVVDVELQKFDKGGIVKPQVKFTLLDAGGREIYSETKQVSKNQKVVEFKKIIPSVEKWSAEYPHLYTYTIALLDKKGEEVVALAGRTGFREIEIKNAQLMINGEPLTLKGVNLHEHHPVKGHVPDHEINEKDIELMQKNNINAIRMSHYPHDTGIYDLADEYGMYVVDEANIETHGMGAEHQGGFDKTVHPAFLEEWTPAHLDRMKRMVEFNKNHPSVIIWSLGNESGNGPVFFDGYDWIKERDTTRPVQFEQAGQERNSDIVAPMYPGLDYMRSYAADESKTRPFIMCEYSHAMGNSSGNFQEYWDIIENSDHMQGGFIWDWVDQGLQAETEDGRKFWAYGGDLGGGHLYHDGNFNANGLVSADRTPHPALHEVKKVHQNIKFEKQENAIRVKNDFNFTNLNEFDFQWELLGDGEVVKTGMFNIEVAPNDSREVKIELPELEEKEYFLNVYAYSKNARALVPAGHEVAREQFRLSKNDFFESEDIISGQLQINRDGNKLAFSTAMVEGVFNTGTGNFETYKLKALNKEPVSQFPEPFFWRAPTDNDYGNRMPERLKVWKEATYNPEVTKVEVGKKTKAGQPITVTYHLAGVDVPFLVSYFIKNNGNIQVTATLNSEKELPEIPRFGMRMILEGNYEHLEYYGRGPWENYSDRNTSAFLGIYKDKVANQFTWEYIRPQEAGYKTDVRWVSLKDNSGSGIRIIGSQPLGFSALNISTEDLDSGERKTGRHPVDLEVQDKVFLHIDYKQRGLGGDNSWGAYPHEPYRLENDNYKYSFIISLIE; from the coding sequence AGAAAAGGAGAGGACCTTCTGGCTGTTCAGGTATTTAGATGGCATGATGGCAGTTACCTGGAAGATCAGGATTTTTGGCGTTTAAGTGGGATTGAACGTGACGTGCACTTACAGGCATTGCCTAAAACCACGTTATGGGATTATTTCGTAAAAAGTGGTCTTGCCAATAATTATAAGGATGGAAACCTTGTTGTAGATGTTGAACTTCAAAAATTTGATAAGGGAGGGATAGTAAAGCCCCAGGTAAAATTCACTTTATTGGATGCCGGGGGAAGAGAAATTTATTCTGAGACAAAACAGGTTTCAAAGAACCAAAAGGTAGTTGAGTTTAAAAAAATAATTCCTTCCGTAGAGAAATGGAGCGCAGAGTACCCTCACCTGTATACTTATACTATCGCACTTTTAGATAAAAAGGGGGAAGAAGTGGTTGCGCTAGCTGGAAGAACGGGGTTTAGGGAAATCGAGATAAAAAATGCCCAATTGATGATCAATGGAGAGCCGCTAACCCTAAAAGGTGTGAACCTGCATGAACACCATCCTGTAAAAGGACATGTTCCCGATCATGAAATAAATGAAAAGGATATCGAGCTGATGCAGAAAAACAATATCAATGCAATAAGAATGAGCCATTATCCTCATGACACTGGCATTTATGACCTTGCAGATGAATATGGAATGTACGTGGTAGACGAAGCAAATATAGAAACCCACGGTATGGGAGCCGAACACCAGGGAGGCTTTGACAAAACAGTTCATCCCGCCTTTCTGGAAGAGTGGACGCCTGCACACTTAGACCGCATGAAGCGAATGGTAGAGTTTAACAAAAATCACCCTTCAGTAATTATATGGTCATTAGGCAATGAAAGCGGGAACGGCCCGGTTTTCTTTGATGGGTATGACTGGATCAAAGAAAGAGACACCACAAGGCCGGTACAATTTGAACAGGCGGGGCAGGAGCGCAATTCAGATATTGTGGCACCAATGTACCCGGGTCTGGATTATATGAGAAGCTATGCTGCAGATGAAAGTAAAACCAGACCTTTTATCATGTGCGAGTATTCTCATGCCATGGGTAATAGCAGCGGAAACTTCCAGGAATACTGGGACATTATTGAGAACAGCGATCACATGCAGGGCGGATTTATCTGGGACTGGGTAGACCAGGGACTGCAGGCTGAAACCGAAGATGGCCGAAAATTTTGGGCCTATGGAGGTGATCTTGGCGGCGGACACCTTTACCATGATGGGAATTTTAATGCTAACGGACTGGTAAGTGCAGACCGTACACCGCATCCCGCCCTTCACGAGGTGAAAAAGGTGCATCAAAACATCAAATTTGAGAAGCAGGAAAATGCAATTCGGGTAAAGAATGATTTTAATTTCACTAACCTTAATGAGTTTGATTTTCAATGGGAGCTTTTAGGGGACGGGGAAGTGGTGAAAACCGGTATGTTTAATATAGAAGTAGCTCCCAATGATTCCAGGGAGGTGAAAATCGAACTGCCAGAGCTTGAGGAGAAAGAATATTTCTTAAACGTTTATGCTTATTCAAAAAATGCAAGGGCGTTGGTTCCTGCGGGGCATGAAGTTGCACGTGAACAATTCCGGTTGAGTAAAAATGACTTTTTTGAATCGGAAGATATTATTTCAGGCCAACTACAAATCAACAGAGATGGTAATAAACTGGCATTTTCAACAGCTATGGTTGAAGGGGTGTTTAATACAGGAACCGGGAATTTTGAAACTTATAAACTGAAAGCTTTGAATAAAGAACCAGTTTCTCAATTTCCCGAACCATTTTTCTGGAGGGCACCTACAGATAATGACTATGGGAACAGGATGCCCGAAAGACTTAAAGTATGGAAAGAAGCAACTTATAATCCGGAAGTTACTAAGGTCGAAGTGGGTAAAAAGACAAAAGCAGGTCAGCCAATAACTGTTACCTATCACCTGGCAGGGGTGGATGTTCCATTTTTAGTGAGTTACTTTATTAAAAATAACGGAAATATCCAGGTTACCGCAACTCTTAATTCTGAAAAAGAGCTTCCGGAAATTCCAAGGTTTGGAATGCGCATGATCCTGGAGGGAAATTATGAGCATCTGGAATATTATGGCCGTGGTCCCTGGGAAAATTATTCCGATAGAAATACATCGGCTTTTTTAGGTATTTATAAGGATAAGGTGGCAAACCAATTCACATGGGAATACATAAGGCCGCAGGAAGCCGGGTACAAGACCGATGTTCGCTGGGTTTCCCTTAAGGATAATTCCGGCAGCGGAATTAGAATAATCGGAAGCCAGCCTCTGGGGTTTAGTGCGCTTAATATCTCCACAGAAGATCTCGATTCAGGGGAAAGAAAAACAGGAAGACATCCTGTAGATCTTGAGGTGCAGGATAAAGTGTTCCTTCATATAGATTACAAACAACGCGGTCTGGGCGGGGATAACAGCTGGGGAGCCTATCCTCATGAACCTTACCGGCTTGAAAATGACAATTACAAATACTCTTTTATAATTTCTCTGATCGAATAG